A stretch of the Corylus avellana chromosome ca6, CavTom2PMs-1.0 genome encodes the following:
- the LOC132184934 gene encoding arabinosyltransferase RRA3-like, whose protein sequence is MAGRRDGLLTRDKGQSSRGSRIAVAIVIGVLFGCVFAVFYPHGLFSSDSLTQSRRIGKSDVQIGSSSCESPERINILKSDIQSLLEKNAELNKQVKGLTENLRLAEQGKDNAQKQFLVLGEKHKAGPFGTVKGLRTNPTVIPDESLNPRLAKILEEVAIQKEIIVALANSNVKSMLEVWFTSIKNVGIPNYLVVALDDHIEEFCKSNDVPVYKRDPDKGIDSIAQTGGNHAVSGLKFRILREFLQLGYSVLLSDVDIVYLQNPFDYIYRDSDVESMTDGHNNMTAYGYNDVFDEPAMGWARYAHTMRIWVYNSGFFYIRPTLPSIELLDRVAGRLSRENSWDQAVFNEELFYPSHPGYDGLHAAKRTMDYYLFMNSKVLFKTVRKDAKLKKLKPVIVHVNYHPDKLPRMKAVVEFYVNGKQDALEPFPDGSQW, encoded by the exons ATGGCGGGTCGTAGGGACGGGTTGTTGACGAGGGATAAGGGCCAATCGTCTCGCGGATCTCGAATCGCCGTAGCCATTGTGATCGGAGTTCTTTTCGGGTGCGTCTTCGCCGTCTTTTACCCTCACGGACTCTTCAGCTCCGATTCGCTAACCCAGAGCCGTCGAATCGGTAAATCGGATGTCCAG ATTGGTTCATCCTCTTGTGAATCACCAGAGCGGATTAACATCCTGAAGTCAGATATTCAATCACTGTTGGAGAAGAATGCTGAGTTGAACAAGCAGGTCAAGGGTCTGACGGAAAACCTACGGCTGGCTGAACAAGGAAAAGATAATGCGCAGAAGCAGTTTTTGGTGCTGGGTGAAAAGCACAAGGCTGGCCCTTTCGGTACTGTCAAGGGTTTGAGAACTAACCCAACTGTCATTCCTGACGAATCTCTGAATCCAAGATTGGCAAAGATATTGGAGGAAGTTGCTATTCAGAAAGAAATTATAGTTGCTCTTGCAAACTCAAATGTCAAAAGCATGTTGGAGGTCTGGTTTACTAGCATCAAGAATGTGGGTATTCCTAATTATCTAGTTGTAGCTCTAGATGACCATATTGAAGAATTCTGCAAATCTAATGATGTTCCAGTCTATAAGAGAGATCCAGATAAGGGTATTGATTCAATTGCCCAGACAGGAGGCAACCATGCTGTCTCTGGTCTGAAATTTCGCATTTTGAGAGAGTTTTTACAACTGGGTTATAGTGTTCTTCTCTCGGATGTTGATATAGTATACTTGCAGAACCCGTTTGATTATATTTATCGGGATTCAGACGTTGAGTCTATGACTGATGGTCACAATAATATGACAGCTTATGGATATAATGATGTCTTTGATGAACCTGCCATGGGTTGGGCTCGATATGCTCATACTATGAGGATATGGGTTTACAACTCTGGTTTCTTTTATATAAGGCCTACACTTCCTTCAATTGAGCTGTTGGATCGTGTGGCTGGTCGGCTTTCTCGTGAAAACTCATGGGACCAAGCAGTCTTTAATGAGGAGCTATTTTACCCCTCACATCCAGGTTATGATGGGCTTCATGCTGCCAAGAGAACTATGGATTACTATCTTTTTATGAACAGCAAGGTCCTTTTTAAGACAGTAAGGAAAGatgcaaaactaaaaaagttgaaGCCAGTAATTGTTCATGTAAATTACCACCCAGACAAGCTTCCAAGAATGAAAGCAGTGGTAGAGTTCTATGTTAATGGCAAGCAAGATGCGCTAGAACCTTTCCCGGATGGTTCTCAGTGGTAG
- the LOC132184141 gene encoding agamous-like MADS-box protein MADS9 encodes MGRGKIEIKRIENPSNRHVTYTKRRNGIIKKATEISVLCDAKVSLVILSSSGKIHDFCSPSTSLIEILDLYHRSSGKRLWDAKHENLRNEIDRIKKENDNMQIQLRHLKGEDITSLNPRELILLEEALENGASSIREMQMDCWRMARKKNKDLEEENKDLQFTLHQQEQEMAMEAASRDLEDDYAQRVRDYNSQMPLAFRVQPIQPNLQERI; translated from the exons ATGGGGAGAGGCAAGATTGAGATCAAGAGAATTGAGAACCCAAGCAACAGGCACGTGACCTACACGAAGAGGAGGAATGGGATCATAAAGAAGGCTACGGAGATCAGTGTTCTCTGTGATGCTAAAGTTTCGCTTGTTATCTTGAGCAGCTCTGGAAAAATACATGACTTCTGCAGCCCTTCAACTTC gctGATTGAAATCTTAGACTTGTACCACCGGAGTTCTGGGAAGAGGTTGTGGGATGCCAAGCATGAG AACCTCAGGAATgaaattgatagaatcaagaaaGAGAACGACAACATGCAGATTCAGCTCAG GCACTTGAAGGGGGAGGATATCACATCTTTGAACCCTAGAGAGCTCATACTCCTTGAGGAAGCCCTTGAAAATGGCGCCAGCAGTATCCGCGAGATGCAG ATGGACTGCTGGAGGATGGCTAGGAAAAAG AACAAGGACTTGGAGGAGGAGAATAAGGACCTTCAATTCACTCTG CACCAACAGGAACAGGAGATGGCCATGGAAGCAGCAAGCAGAGACCTGGAGGATGATTATGCGCAGAGGGTGAGGGACTACAATTCTCAAATGCCTTTGGCTTTCCGTGTGCAGCCTATTCAGCCAAATCTACAAGAGAGGATATAA